The following are encoded together in the Perca flavescens isolate YP-PL-M2 chromosome 22, PFLA_1.0, whole genome shotgun sequence genome:
- the zdhhc23b gene encoding palmitoyltransferase ZDHHC23-B, with the protein MKKRAYKVLKEEETLCCCEYVNRLGERSHVVACCCDCEDLDDACDRFMKREPQKPESLSHVAEVFTDRIRVPWLWGGARKVDLTIIPPLILLPVLLHLAAFHFLLGMAILIALPGLVLWYYYFTHRKKGQTLFFLSLALFSLAYMYYLFITNVLPRGDVSLVQLAVVTVGVILTLGALVHTKRGPGIVRPNKEAVHSTVTYYSPPADRDPVINGGRQDMTMTVANRAGWSEHTGVELKESSQRNWCPVCRVVRPPRAGHCRICGVCVLRLDHHCVWINSCVGQVNHRSFLLTLVLFLLTSLYGISLVLQSVCPNQHLLTALLYCPGVYDQYSSALCFTCAWYSGIVTCGLLHLLVVQVINVSYNVTEREARIALRDKTARRAYWGLVVDTGVYSQGFRGNWAEFMTMGEKLNPPSPVPTELVALLEVDIQEKRKNE; encoded by the exons ATGAAGAAGCGAGCCTACAAGGTACTGAAGGAAGAGGAGACCTTGTGCTGCTGTGAGTATGTAAACAGACTCGGAGAGCGCAGTCATGTGGTAGCCTGCTGCTGTGACTGTGAGGACCTGGATGATGCCTGTGACAG GTTTATGAAGAGGGAGCCTCAGAAACCTGAATCCCTGTCTCATGTGGCTGAAGTCTTCACAGACCGGATTCGTGTGCCCTGGCTATGGGGTGGAGCCCGAAAAGTTGACCTGACCATCATCCCTCCTCTTATTCTCCTCCCGGTCCTGCTGCACTTAGCTGCTTTCCACTTCCTGCTTGGCATGGCAATTCTGATAGCTCTGCCTGGCCTGGTGCTGTGGTACTACTATTTCACCCACCGCAAGAAAGGACAGACACTCTTCTTCCTCAGCCTGGCACTCTTCTCCCTGGCGTACATGTACTACTTGTTCATCACTAATGTGCTTCCCAGAGGGGATGTTAGCCTGGTCCAGCTAGCGGTGGTAACTGTAGGGGTCATACTTACCCTGGGAGCTCTTGTCCACACCAAGAGAGGACCCGGAATTGTGCGGCCAAACAAAGAGGCCGTCCACAGCACGGTGACGTATTATAGTCCTCCGGCAGACAGAGACCCTGTCATCAACGGGGGGAGGCAGGACATGACGATGACCGTAGCCAACCGGGCGGGATGGTCGGAGCACACGGGAGTGGAGCTGAAGGAAAGCAGCCAAAGGAACTGGTGTCCGGTGTGCAGAGTGGTGCGGCCCCCGAGGGCGGGACATTGTCGGATCTGTGGTGTCTGCGTGCTGCGTCTCGACCACCACTGTGTCTG GATAAACAGCTGTGTGGGTCAGGTCAATCACCGCAGCTTCCTGCTTACACTCGTCCTCTTCCTGTTGACGTCCCTGTACGGGATCAGCCTGGTGCTTCAGAGTGTGTGTCCAAATCAACACCTCCTCACCGCCCTGCTCTACTGCCCGGGGGTCTACGACCAGTACAG CTCTGCACTTTGCTTCACCTGTGCATGGTACAGCGGTATCGTGACCTGTGGGCTACTCCACCTGCTGGTGGTGCAGGTCATCAACGTCAGCTACAACGTAACTGAGCGTGAGGCACGCATAGCCCTGCGAGACAAAACCGCTCGCAGGGCCTACTGGGGACTCGTCGTGGACACCGGCGTCTACTCTCAAGGTTTCCGTGGGAACTGGGCAGAGTTCATGACCATGGGAGAAAAACTGAATCCACCCTCTCCCGTCCCAACAGAACTGGT TGCCTTGCTGGAAGTCGACATACAAGAAAAACGTAAGAATGAGTAA
- the ccdc191 gene encoding coiled-coil domain-containing protein 191: MTFPGHNPHLFRWRRLGKSKTADKIHVKNGDIDQWRKRVEVASEFAVSEVFPHKKPHLGHNSLAVPLQSTEQIRDHDEAYSEAQALLGDWLSSKLRLELETEEEDDLMCSSERRSSAALASAQPAALNYCNFDDLYNCLAEEEEHSAVNSFLQDLMEQEVVDSGVMEELALDVGQTRKKFRDPTVTMEARHLQVRENRARQEAERQRQQREREARRGAIEEAKRRERVEDTRKKQQGRRQEEMVQQEMVRLRHQMEERRGLEQLVRQRERERVEGQRAARSLQSAPPLPTKQQPQDTEKLYKEQKIQTMVLMGNLKCLQRHFSKWYSVVLARRLRLGKAMALCDWKRQLRAWRAWRAVVWAEQQQREVARTEEDLRAENRQEPQRNYVKRRCQLAVESDRRRLLRRCLNEWQLWCRMEKEQRELLAQQQETRRKMAALINAASTGKLKATETPIYQPIMAQPEASNQPETTKKGEHHRSSTSAPNASAVHQNKTPVGAVAQPTQPWQVTRQHAAPTAAELQGAQQRCEGGGFTCSKSTVPPGSKFENRHAAQQQIITQQRKLLKEQQEQIVRLKEEQSVAGSELEMEKTTRLKHQSIIGGLRPKSLNFDRTDQRKAHCTMAPRVTGEPDSLCAPPREAITRQTRHHPIITAMEARSRQRAERRKEIEGLKKKKEEEKLAEMKAAEEQRQREEEEEKRKAAEKKREEKRQEIEREEEKQRQLKRQQELLKLAHQHYHRNLLLRRGLAPWKRLIQLRQANIQLAESHHNLFLLGRCTLGWQQSARESLTEKEDSADQLHQHFLLRRSLSCWKKLKDWRMIQQERAERFYRTRTLRRFLVALLDHVTQERLVEWDRQELAQEHNNRRVLRRCLLAWRQFPSLLRKERVREERREKLGRRVTAVLPDFCSYPL, from the exons ATGACATTCCCAGGTCACAATCCTCACCTGTTTAGGTGGAGGAGGCTCGGCAAGAGTAAAACTGCAGACAAG ATTCATGTGAAGAATGGTGACATCGATCAGTGGAGGAAG CGCGTGGAGGTGGCTTCCGAGTTTGCTGTATCGGAAGTCTTCCCCCACAAGAAACCTCATTTAGGACACAACAGCCTAGCTGTACCATTGCAAAGCACTGAGCAGATAAGAGATCATGATGAAGCTTACAGCGAAG CTCAGGCTCTTCTTGGTGATTGGCTGAGCAGTAAGTTGCGACTGGAACTGGAGACGGAGGAGGAAGATGACCTGATGTGCTCCAGTGAGAGGAGAAGCTCTGCTGCACTGGCTAGTGCTCAGCCTGCCGCCCTTAACTACTGCAACTTTGATG ATCTGTACAACTGCCTGGCCGAGGAGGAAGAGCACAGTGCAGTTAACAGCTTCCTACAGGACCTGATGGAGCAAGAGGTGGTGGACTCTGGAGTGATGGAGGAACTGGCGCTGGATGTTGGACAAACAAGGAAGAAGTTCAGAGATCCGACTGTCACCATGGAAGCACGACACCTGCAG GTGCGAGAGAACAGGGCCCGGCAGGAGGCTGAAAGGCAGAGGCAACAGAGAGAGCGGGAGGCCCGGCGGGGTGCCATAGAGGAGGCAAAGAGGAGGGAGCGAGTGGAGGACACAAGGAAGAAGCAGCAGGGACGCAGACAGGAGGAGATGGTGCAGCAGGAGATGGTGAGACTGCGACACcagatggaggagaggagaggcctGGAACAGCTGGTTCGACAGAG ggaaagggagagagtgGAAGGGCAAAGGGCAGCCAGAAGCCTCCAGTCAGCTCCTCCACTTCCCACAAAACAGCAGCCGCAGGACACAGAGAAACTTTATAAAGAACAGAAAATTCAAACCATGGTTCTCATGGGTAATCTCAAG tgTCTGCAGAGGCATTTCTCTAAATGGTATTCAGTGGTGTTGGCCAGAAGGCTACGCTTAGGTAAAGCCATGGCCCTCTGTGACTGGAAGCGGCAGCTGAGAGCCTGGCGAGCGTGGCGGGCAGTGGTGTGGGCAGAACAACAGCAGCGAGAGGTGGCGAGAACAGAGGAGGATCTACGAGCTGAAAACAGGCAAGAACCTCAAAGGAATTACGTTAAAAG GCGATGTCAGCTGGCTGTGGAGAGTGACCGAAGGCGGTTGCTTCGGCGATGTCTGAATGAGTGGCAGCTATGGTGTCGGATGGAGAAGGAACAACGAGAGCTTTTAGCCCAGCAGCAGGAGACCCGGCGCAAGATGGCTGCCTTAATCAATGCTGCGTCAACAGGCAAACTCAAGGCTACAGAAACCCCAATTTATCAGCCAATTATGGCGCAACCTGAGGCATCTAACCAACCAGAGACAACGAAAAAG GGAGAGCACCACAGGTCAAGCACTTCAGCCCCCAATGCCTCTGCAGTACATCAGAATAAGACTCCTGTGGGTGCTGTGGCCCAGCCCACTCAGCCATGGCAGGTGACCCGACAGCATGCAGCACCGACTGCTGCTGAGCTCCAAGGGGCACAGCAGAGATGTGAGGGCGGCGGCTTTACCTGTTCAAAAAGCACAGTGCCGCCGGGCAGCAAGTTTGAGAACAGACACGCCGCCCAGCAGCAGATCATCACACAGCAGAGGAAGCTTTTGAAGGAGCAGCAAGAGCAGATTGTACGGCTGAAGGAGGAGCAGAGTGTGGCGGGGTCGGAGCTGGAAATGGAGAAAACCACACGGCTCAAGCACCAATCAATAATTGGAGGCTTGAGACCAAAGAGCCTCAACTTTGACCGCACAGATCAGAGGAAGGCCCACTGCACAAT GGCACCGAGAGTTACCGGAGAACCTGACAGTCTCTGTGCACCTCCAAGGGAAGCTATCACACGACAGACACGCCACCATCCAATCATCACGG CCATGGAGGCCCGTTCACGTCAACGTGCAGAGCGAAGGAAGGAGATTGAGGGactaaagaaaaagaaggaagagGAAAAACTG GCTGAGATGAAAGCTGCTGAggagcagagacagagagaggaggaggaggagaaacgCAAAGCTGCTGAAAAGAAGAGGGAGGAGAAAAGGCAGGAAATAGAG agGGAAGAGGAAAAACAGAGGCAACTGAAAAGGCAACAGGAGCTCCTGAAGCTGGCCCACCAACACTACCACAGAAACTTGCTGCTACGGCGAGGCCTGGCGCCATGGAAACGTCTCATTCAGCTCAGACAAGCCAACATACAG CTGGCCGAGAGTCATCACAATCTCTTCCTCTTGGGGCGGTGCACACTAGGCTGGCAGCAATCAGCAAGAGAGTCTCTTACTGAGAAGGAAGATTCTGCTGACCAACTGCACCAGCACTTTCTGCTTCGGAGGAGCTTAAGCTGCTGGAAAAAA CTCAAGGACTGGCGGATGATTCAACAGGAGAGAGCCGAGCGTTTCTATCGCACTCGCACTCTGAGGAGGTTTCTGGTGGCGTTGCTGGACCATGTGACCCAGGAGAGGCTGGTGGAGTGGGACCGTCAGGAGCTGGCTCAGGAACACAATAACAG ACGGGTGCTGCGACGATGTTTGCTGGCCTGGAGGCAGTTTCCCAGTCTGCTGCGCAAGGaaagagtgagggaggagcggCGGGAGAAGCTGGGACGGAGAGTGACTGCGGTTCTGCCTGATTTCTGCTCCTATCCACTGTAA